In Drosophila subpulchrella strain 33 F10 #4 breed RU33 chromosome X, RU_Dsub_v1.1 Primary Assembly, whole genome shotgun sequence, the DNA window CCCACCTGTACACCTGAACACCTGAACTCACCTCCATCCGAATCCTCCTCCTCTGCAGCCCGTCTGCTTCTGCGCCGCTTTCTGCACACGACGCGCGGGGATCCATCCGCCGCCCAGCGCCTCTTGGAACTCAATTATGGACTGCGCAACAAACATGCCCACATCTTCATCGATCGCGATCCCCTGGACGACAGCTCTCAGCAGCTTCTGCAAGTCGCGTGAGTATAAAGATATAGCGTTTCGGGAGTTAGGATCCAAGGAAATACCAAAGATCAAAGATATTCCATGAAAAGGAATCATATTTTAGGATTTCTCTACCTAACTATATAAAAAGAAACGATAATCAGAAGAATCGAATCAGGAAAATCGGTATATGACCTCCTTGCTCATTTCTTTgtccataaaaaatattactatCCCcccaaaatcttaaaaaaagtataaaaccaaaaaaaagtaaggtttatatatacatttgtTAAAAGAAATTGCTGATGTAATTAAGTTaagtgccaaaaaaaaaaaataatatagaaTTTACTGCCATGATAATAAATTTGAAacctaaaaaaatgtttattaccAAGTTAGACGGGTTTATAAGCTTATAAGAAGTTAACTGAATTAAAAACATTACATTTTCGtacaaaaaaacaacaaaagagGTAAATAAAGTTCAGTTTCAGAAAATCCAAATCCAAAACACGTACATATACATGGTCTGGCTTACAAACCAATTTTACAATCTACTAAAAATCTCCTCCGGAAAatcaataataataagtaCCGTCAGAAAAGCCATAACAGAAATTTACTGGCAGATAAACGCTTCAATACAGACATTAAACGCTGAATGAGACTTTGGTTTTAGTGGCGACAGTCCAATCAACTAGTAATTAGCTGAGATTCCTGTGAAAGTGGAAAAAACCTCTGATTATCTGGCCATGTCATTTGCTGGGGTGCTATTAGCTTAGATCTTGTGAGCCCCGTGAGTTTAGTGGCCTGCAATGTTGACACTAGGGCTTGTTTTTGCTTAGTGTACACAGAGTGCATTGGCTTGCAAAATGGGGTAACCGGTTTTCGTTGGATGGACAGTATAATCAGGGGGCCCGGAATTATGTTAACTTAAGTGTTTTCCTGACTTTATTCGCTTGCAGAGATCTGGTGCCGTTGCCCGGCTTGACCCCGGAGAACAACAAGCTGCTCTTCTACCGCCTGATTGATTTTGATGCGGATAAGGTAGGTGCTCACAGGCCACACACTCGAAACATGTGTTAAACCATCTTTAAAGAGAAATAAAAAACCTTAACAAATATTGGGAAGTTACATTTAATCACTATGGTTTTCAAAATCCCtataaaggtgtctaaaagtatgcaagaAGAACTTGCACTTTCGAGTTTAACATACATTGTTGCATTCTTTTGGGCGTTTTTGTAGGTGATTTCGAAACTCTAGTGATATTTTAGAGGATAGTATCACAATTATAAGGATTCTGacataagatcttatttaactttatatcTAGTGATATTTTAGTGGATAGTATCATAGTTATAAGGATTTTTACACAAGATCTTATTTATCTTTATATCTAGTGATATTTGAGTGGATAGTATCACAATTATAAGGATTTTTacataagatcttatttaCCTTTATATCTAGTGATATTTGAGTAGATAGTATCACATTTATAAGGATTTTTTGCATAAGACCTTATTTTCTCATGAATGATATCTATTTTTCTGGCAGTTCAACTTCACGGCTGCCATCAAGGTCTTTTTTATGGTGGCCGACTGCCGTTTTGCGACGGAGGACGAGGAGCGTTTGTCGGACGGGGAGATACCCGTTTTCGACATGGCCGGCTATACGCTGCGTCACCTGACCAAAACCGCCCTGGGCGCCCTGCGCGTCTACATGAAGTTCGTCCAGGAGGCGCATCCCGTGCGGCTCAAGGAGATCCACGTGCTCAACTGCCCCTCGTTCGTGGACAAGGTGATGGCCGTGGTCAAGCCGTTCATCAAGGGCGAGGTCTTCAAGCTGATCCACTTCCATTTGCCTGGTGCTGAGACCCCGTATCGCCACTTTCCGCGCTCCATGTTGCCGGAGGAGTACGGCGGGGAGGCGGGCAAAATGTCCGACCTGAAGCTCCAGTGGATGCAGTTGCTCAAGGAGCAGAGGCAAGTGCTTCCAACTCTTCTTTAACAGTTCAAAGTCATCTAGAGTTTGGCCTCTTTTAAAAGGATTTTAATCTCTAAtggttatttttattttattccagGGACTACCTAATGGACTCGGAAAACTGGCAGATAAACAAGGCCAAAAAGAACGGTCAGCGAAAGTCCAGTGATGCCGGAGTTACTAAAAGTCTACGCACCCTCGAAATCGATTAGTCGTCGTGCGCACAACTGTACCTTAATCATTGGGCCTTAACCTATTTTAGCTCTCACATTCTTCGGGATTTTGCCAAAGTTAATTGAGtttaaattggatttttaGCCAACtgagtatttattgaaaattatttaaaccTAAATTTTACTAACTTTGCTTTCTGATTAAGAGATTTAGAAGACAAAGAGTTTTATAATCCCAAAATGG includes these proteins:
- the LOC119555936 gene encoding alpha-tocopherol transfer protein-like isoform X2, which codes for MVHLNEKNEDQLMAKRISELQEWLKSQPQLPQNISRLLLRRFLHTTRGDPSAAQRLLELNYGLRNKHAHIFIDRDPLDDSSQQLLQVADLVPLPGLTPENNKLLFYRLIDFDADKFNFTAAIKVFFMVADCRFATEDEERLSDGEIPVFDMAGYTLRHLTKTALGALRVYMKFVQEAHPVRLKEIHVLNCPSFVDKVMAVVKPFIKGEVFKLIHFHLPGAETPYRHFPRSMLPEEYGGEAGKMSDLKLQWMQLLKEQRDYLMDSENWQINKAKKNGQRKSSDAGVTKSLRTLEID
- the LOC119555936 gene encoding alpha-tocopherol transfer protein-like isoform X1 — encoded protein: MGTTASCITIAPQRLMNAPVPLPTCTPEHLNSPPSESSSSAARLLLRRFLHTTRGDPSAAQRLLELNYGLRNKHAHIFIDRDPLDDSSQQLLQVADLVPLPGLTPENNKLLFYRLIDFDADKFNFTAAIKVFFMVADCRFATEDEERLSDGEIPVFDMAGYTLRHLTKTALGALRVYMKFVQEAHPVRLKEIHVLNCPSFVDKVMAVVKPFIKGEVFKLIHFHLPGAETPYRHFPRSMLPEEYGGEAGKMSDLKLQWMQLLKEQRDYLMDSENWQINKAKKNGQRKSSDAGVTKSLRTLEID